One Cohnella candidum genomic region harbors:
- a CDS encoding AraC family transcriptional regulator yields MGYHLRIQKTIEFIEGHLDEPLKLAELAEIAGFSEFHYHRVFLSMVGDPVMEYVRKRRLARAARELADPDRRIVDVALDHGFQTHETFTRAFKKMFGMTPGEYRKRDIRTPPYPHANVLQRMYNPYLGGIRMDYRIVDKPAFKWIGYALETTSEEGQNHRDIPAFWQHYISNRLGSRIPNAANSAELGICTDFDMETCKFTYLIGMEAERFDNVPEDLVCREFPGVTYAVFTTPKAKPEDFPKTIQATWASIFGEWFPHSGYEHAGAAEFELYDERSNPEVDGFQQMDIYIPIKRKGE; encoded by the coding sequence ATGGGTTATCATCTTCGCATTCAGAAGACGATCGAGTTTATTGAAGGCCATTTGGACGAACCGCTGAAGCTGGCTGAGCTCGCGGAAATCGCCGGCTTTTCGGAGTTCCATTATCACCGGGTGTTCCTCAGCATGGTGGGCGATCCGGTCATGGAATACGTCCGTAAAAGAAGGCTGGCCAGGGCGGCGCGCGAGCTTGCGGATCCGGACCGCAGAATCGTCGACGTCGCGCTCGACCACGGCTTCCAAACCCATGAGACGTTTACCCGCGCGTTCAAGAAAATGTTCGGCATGACGCCGGGGGAATACCGCAAGAGGGATATCCGCACGCCCCCGTATCCGCATGCCAACGTGCTGCAACGCATGTACAATCCTTATTTGGGAGGAATCCGCATGGATTACCGCATCGTGGACAAACCGGCATTCAAATGGATCGGATATGCCTTGGAGACGACGAGCGAAGAAGGGCAGAATCATCGGGACATTCCGGCATTCTGGCAGCACTACATCAGCAACCGTCTGGGGAGCCGAATTCCGAACGCCGCGAACTCCGCCGAGCTTGGCATCTGCACCGACTTCGACATGGAAACGTGCAAGTTCACGTACTTGATCGGAATGGAGGCGGAGCGCTTCGACAACGTCCCGGAGGATCTTGTATGCCGCGAGTTCCCGGGCGTAACGTACGCCGTGTTCACGACGCCCAAGGCGAAGCCGGAGGACTTCCCGAAGACGATCCAAGCCACGTGGGCCTCGATTTTCGGGGAGTGGTTCCCGCATTCGGGCTACGAGCATGCCGGAGCGGCCGAGTTCGAGCTGTACGACGAGCGTTCGAATCCCGAGGTGGATGGATTCCAGCAGATGGACATCTACATTCCCATCAAACGCAAAGGCGAGTAA
- a CDS encoding Gfo/Idh/MocA family protein, with translation MTKRLAIGIIGTGGIARFHAEAYLKLDYVDVVAVADVVPGRARQFADSLGLIGAQAFDSHEEMLKLPLDGVSICTPNVSHHRTSVDALRAGKNVLLEKPMSVTLQQAVEMVEASQASDKMLTIGFQPRYDPNMKKLQEIVQSGRLGNVYYVETGGGRRRGMPGGTFIRKDLAGAGAMADIGCYSLDLALNTLGHPRPLTVSAFTSNHFGTNKLYHPEADKFEVEDFGIALVRFENDLVLQFKISWAMHMDTLGPTIFLGSDAGLKITSAGTGPWSGVWDGSIGSMTLFHDDFGGHTETRVPLIEHSVNLFQAKVHDFAEAVRDGRFAPIPGQQILIQQAIIDGVLRSADQRREVSVELPASLI, from the coding sequence ATGACCAAAAGGCTCGCGATCGGCATTATCGGTACCGGGGGCATTGCCCGCTTCCATGCGGAAGCTTATTTGAAACTGGACTACGTGGACGTCGTCGCCGTAGCGGACGTCGTGCCGGGCCGCGCCCGCCAGTTCGCGGATTCCCTCGGCTTGATCGGAGCGCAGGCTTTCGACAGCCACGAGGAAATGCTGAAGCTGCCGCTCGACGGCGTCAGCATCTGTACGCCGAACGTTTCCCACCACCGCACGAGCGTCGACGCCCTGCGCGCCGGCAAAAACGTGCTGCTGGAAAAGCCGATGTCCGTCACGCTGCAACAAGCGGTAGAGATGGTAGAGGCTTCCCAAGCATCGGACAAAATGCTCACGATCGGGTTCCAGCCCCGTTATGACCCGAACATGAAAAAGCTGCAGGAAATCGTTCAATCCGGACGTCTCGGCAACGTGTATTACGTGGAGACGGGCGGCGGCAGACGCCGGGGCATGCCGGGCGGCACGTTCATCCGCAAGGACTTGGCCGGCGCCGGCGCGATGGCGGACATCGGCTGCTATTCGCTCGACTTGGCCTTGAACACGCTGGGCCACCCGCGGCCGCTGACGGTATCGGCGTTTACGTCGAACCACTTCGGAACGAATAAACTGTACCACCCGGAAGCCGACAAATTCGAGGTTGAAGATTTCGGGATTGCGCTCGTCCGTTTCGAGAACGACCTCGTGCTGCAGTTCAAAATCTCTTGGGCGATGCATATGGACACGCTCGGACCGACGATTTTCCTGGGCAGCGATGCCGGCCTGAAAATCACCTCGGCCGGGACCGGTCCGTGGTCGGGCGTATGGGACGGCAGCATCGGCTCGATGACCCTGTTCCACGACGATTTCGGCGGCCACACCGAGACTCGCGTCCCGCTGATCGAGCATTCCGTGAACCTGTTCCAAGCGAAGGTGCACGATTTCGCCGAGGCGGTCCGCGACGGACGTTTCGCGCCGATTCCGGGTCAGCAGATCCTGATCCAACAGGCGATCATCGACGGCGTCCTCCGTTCGGCGGACCAGCGCCGCGAGGTTTCCGTCGAACTGCCGGCTTCTTTGATCTAA
- a CDS encoding AraC family transcriptional regulator: MNRGSETSPEEKARGERRSGPALFPFARMLGKPDALDRLDLRFRWGGYGFRVLRCHLAVFQPGQIIAFHKHSEYEFHFIAKGKGKVILEGRPFDLREGLYYLTGPDVVHYQECDPEDPMQELCLHCEILPAGGSAGPDPAFGDDAEWEEAAACVELLRRFPLEPHWDNYNAMSMFLEAYRLWEDQVPGFHTLMKAAIIQILLRAARPFAPKKGLPAIPVRDMDDHRFQLASQYIQDNEGLPLSLDDVAQRVNVSPRQLQRIFRTEGQTTFREYVEHVRLAAVCADLVESDQSVEEIALKHGYANPNYLFPVFKDKFGMTPTAYRRTYRPSGRAEPYPIREEVRP; this comes from the coding sequence ATGAACAGGGGATCGGAGACGTCGCCGGAGGAGAAGGCACGGGGGGAACGCAGGAGCGGACCGGCCCTCTTTCCGTTTGCCCGCATGCTGGGCAAACCCGACGCGCTGGACCGGCTGGACCTCCGGTTCCGCTGGGGGGGCTACGGCTTCCGCGTACTCAGATGCCATCTGGCGGTATTCCAGCCCGGGCAGATCATTGCCTTCCATAAACACTCGGAATATGAATTCCATTTCATCGCGAAGGGCAAAGGCAAGGTGATCCTGGAGGGCCGGCCATTCGATCTTCGCGAGGGACTTTATTATTTGACGGGGCCGGACGTCGTGCACTACCAGGAGTGCGATCCGGAGGATCCGATGCAGGAGCTGTGCCTGCATTGCGAAATCTTGCCGGCCGGTGGTTCCGCCGGCCCGGATCCGGCATTCGGGGATGACGCCGAATGGGAAGAAGCGGCCGCCTGCGTCGAATTGCTGCGGCGGTTCCCTCTTGAACCGCATTGGGATAACTACAACGCGATGAGCATGTTTTTGGAAGCCTATCGCCTCTGGGAAGATCAGGTGCCGGGCTTCCATACGCTGATGAAGGCGGCGATCATCCAAATCCTGCTTCGGGCGGCGCGCCCGTTTGCCCCTAAAAAGGGCTTGCCCGCCATCCCGGTGCGGGATATGGACGACCACCGCTTCCAGCTCGCGTCGCAGTACATCCAGGATAACGAGGGCCTTCCGCTTTCGCTTGACGATGTCGCGCAGCGCGTGAACGTCAGCCCGCGGCAGCTTCAGAGGATTTTCCGCACGGAGGGGCAGACGACGTTCCGGGAATACGTCGAGCACGTCCGTCTGGCGGCCGTCTGCGCGGACTTGGTCGAATCGGACCAATCCGTGGAGGAAATCGCGCTGAAGCACGGCTACGCCAACCCGAATTATCTGTTTCCGGTTTTCAAAGATAAATTCGGCATGACGCCGACCGCCTACCGGCGGACTTACCGTCCTTCCGGCAGAGCGGAACCCTACCCTATTCGAGAGGAAGTTCGACCATGA
- a CDS encoding Gfo/Idh/MocA family protein, with protein MIRVGMISYWHVHAEEYTEQVLKHGETEIAAVWDEEPARGREKAAKYGVPFYESLDDMLSQGNIDAVVVDAPTNIHRDVMVKAAQAGKHIFTEKVIAATDRELREILEAIREANVKLTVSLPRLNAGYTQAVEKLIEDGTLGKLTMARVRLSHNGATADWLPPHFYSLEQCRGGALIDLGCHPMYLVRRFLGVPESVSAVYGYVTGKEVEDNAVAVLQYPEGAVGIVEAGFVNAHSPFSIEVHGTEGTLLFGFPDESLQVRSNRLGDGWVTVPLPANRPTAFDQWVDHILQDTEAQDNVGVAADLTRLMEAANRSVAEGRPVKLAELA; from the coding sequence TTGATCCGGGTAGGCATGATCAGTTATTGGCACGTACACGCGGAAGAGTACACGGAACAGGTGCTGAAGCACGGGGAAACGGAAATCGCCGCCGTATGGGACGAAGAGCCCGCTCGCGGACGCGAGAAAGCCGCGAAATACGGCGTTCCTTTCTATGAATCGCTGGATGACATGCTGAGCCAAGGAAACATCGATGCGGTCGTCGTGGACGCGCCGACGAATATCCATCGCGACGTCATGGTGAAAGCCGCGCAGGCGGGCAAACACATTTTCACCGAGAAGGTCATCGCCGCCACGGACCGCGAGCTGCGCGAAATCCTCGAGGCGATCCGCGAAGCGAACGTCAAGCTGACGGTCTCGCTGCCGCGCCTGAACGCCGGGTATACGCAAGCCGTCGAAAAGCTGATCGAGGACGGAACGCTCGGCAAGCTGACGATGGCGAGGGTTCGTCTTTCCCACAACGGGGCTACGGCCGACTGGCTGCCGCCGCATTTCTATTCCCTGGAGCAGTGCCGCGGAGGCGCGCTCATCGATTTGGGATGCCATCCGATGTACCTGGTCCGCCGCTTCCTCGGCGTGCCGGAGTCGGTCAGCGCTGTTTACGGCTACGTAACCGGCAAGGAAGTGGAGGACAATGCGGTCGCGGTGCTCCAATATCCCGAAGGGGCGGTCGGTATCGTAGAAGCCGGCTTCGTGAACGCGCACTCCCCGTTCAGCATCGAGGTGCACGGCACGGAAGGCACGCTGCTGTTCGGATTCCCGGACGAGAGCCTGCAGGTCCGCAGCAACCGTCTCGGCGACGGCTGGGTCACGGTGCCGCTGCCGGCGAACCGGCCGACGGCTTTCGACCAGTGGGTGGACCATATCCTGCAAGATACCGAAGCGCAAGACAACGTCGGCGTTGCGGCGGATCTGACGCGGCTCATGGAAGCGGCCAACCGTTCGGTTGCCGAAGGCCGGCCGGTGAAACTCGCCGAACTGGCGTAA